The Lujinxingia vulgaris genome includes a region encoding these proteins:
- a CDS encoding acyl-CoA dehydrogenase family protein produces the protein MSASTPGTSHPDLEALQALLDARQLLPLLPMIYVAWADGELHERELLELRERMTKMLGLSSEDQEVLASWLDPENPPGPVALRYLLRALHRDGGALATDERLSLAELGMRMALAAPPAEGSPANEELRTSLREIEKALGVVGTEATEQLRPEARDTSATLPARNLDFDPKKLGELLDAPHRATREMVRELLAGDQFEYTDGLPLKDYRELVVTWLKALADSGIGDRCVPDKRADGTRDMSEFLAIFETLGHFDLSLLVKFGVQFGLFGGSIMFMGTEHHHRTYLPRLASLELQGCYAMTEMGRGSNVRDLETTATYDPDSKSFIIHTPTETARKEWIGGAGTYATLATVYAQLIVEGVNHGVHALLVPIRDAKGQPMPGVRIEDQGLKMGLNGVDNGRIWFDQVRVPRENLLNRYGNVSEEGHYESPIPSPNKRFFTMLGTLVAGRLGVSAGGLSAAKSALTIATRYSDQRRQFGPAGAPEIPVLDYRMQQRALLPRIATAYALTFALRELTRRYNSVDPDRRQTEALAAGLKAYASNFALGATQAAREACGGQGYLWLNRIAAIRTDVDVFATFEGANVVMLQQVAKARIGEYAHELNDGNFFTMARVLTRQATRTLSETNPVVTRNTDTEHLDDADFQLDALSYRESDLVSGVARRIKSRIDKGMDSFEAFNDCQDHVIAVANANVERFVLECFIEAEKNTTDAALRRALSQLRKLFALSIIEKDMAWFLENGYVQGNKAAAIRDRVNTLCAELRPDAVAFVDAFQIPDTLLSAPIAFSEGKAPADAQVEHARGIARD, from the coding sequence ATGTCTGCATCCACACCCGGCACCTCGCACCCCGACCTGGAAGCGCTGCAAGCGCTGCTCGACGCCCGCCAGCTCCTGCCCCTGCTGCCCATGATCTATGTGGCCTGGGCCGACGGTGAGCTTCACGAGCGCGAGCTCCTGGAGCTTCGCGAACGTATGACGAAGATGCTGGGTTTGAGCTCCGAGGATCAGGAGGTCCTCGCCAGCTGGCTCGATCCCGAAAACCCTCCCGGTCCGGTGGCGCTGCGCTACCTTTTGCGCGCCCTGCACCGCGACGGTGGCGCGCTGGCCACCGACGAGCGCCTCAGCCTGGCCGAGCTGGGCATGCGCATGGCCCTGGCCGCCCCTCCCGCCGAGGGCTCTCCGGCCAACGAGGAGCTGCGCACCTCGCTGCGCGAGATCGAAAAAGCCCTGGGCGTCGTGGGCACTGAAGCCACCGAACAACTTCGCCCCGAAGCTCGCGACACCTCGGCGACCTTGCCAGCGCGTAACCTCGACTTTGATCCGAAAAAGCTCGGCGAGCTCCTCGACGCTCCCCATCGCGCCACCCGGGAGATGGTGCGGGAGCTGCTCGCTGGCGATCAGTTCGAATACACCGACGGGCTTCCCCTCAAAGACTACCGCGAGCTCGTCGTTACCTGGCTCAAAGCCCTGGCCGACTCCGGCATTGGCGATCGCTGCGTGCCCGACAAACGCGCCGACGGCACCCGCGATATGAGCGAGTTCCTGGCGATCTTCGAGACGCTTGGCCACTTCGACCTGAGCCTGCTGGTGAAGTTCGGCGTGCAGTTTGGCCTCTTCGGAGGCTCAATCATGTTCATGGGCACCGAGCATCACCACCGCACCTACCTGCCGCGCCTGGCCAGCCTGGAGCTTCAGGGGTGTTACGCGATGACCGAGATGGGCCGCGGCTCCAACGTACGCGACCTGGAGACGACCGCAACCTACGACCCCGACTCCAAATCCTTCATCATTCACACCCCTACCGAGACCGCCCGCAAAGAGTGGATCGGCGGCGCGGGTACCTACGCCACCCTGGCCACCGTCTACGCTCAGCTCATCGTCGAGGGCGTCAACCACGGGGTGCACGCCCTGCTCGTGCCCATCCGCGATGCGAAGGGCCAGCCGATGCCCGGGGTGCGCATCGAAGATCAGGGCCTGAAGATGGGGCTCAACGGGGTCGACAACGGCCGCATCTGGTTTGACCAGGTGCGCGTGCCCCGCGAGAACCTCCTCAACCGCTACGGCAACGTCAGCGAAGAGGGGCATTATGAGAGCCCCATTCCCAGCCCCAACAAGCGCTTCTTCACAATGCTCGGCACGCTTGTAGCCGGGCGCCTGGGCGTGAGCGCCGGCGGGCTGAGCGCGGCCAAATCCGCGCTGACCATTGCCACCCGTTACAGCGATCAACGCCGCCAGTTCGGCCCGGCCGGCGCCCCCGAGATTCCGGTGCTCGACTACCGCATGCAGCAGCGCGCGCTCTTGCCCCGCATCGCCACCGCCTACGCATTGACCTTTGCGCTGCGCGAGCTCACGCGTCGCTACAACAGCGTCGATCCCGATCGACGCCAGACCGAAGCGCTGGCCGCCGGGCTTAAAGCCTACGCCTCCAACTTCGCGCTCGGCGCCACCCAGGCCGCCCGCGAAGCCTGCGGCGGCCAGGGTTACCTCTGGCTCAACCGCATCGCCGCCATCCGCACCGATGTTGACGTCTTCGCGACCTTTGAAGGCGCCAACGTGGTCATGCTTCAGCAGGTCGCCAAGGCCCGCATCGGCGAATACGCCCACGAGCTCAACGACGGCAACTTCTTCACCATGGCCCGGGTGCTCACACGTCAGGCCACCCGCACCCTCTCCGAGACCAACCCCGTCGTCACCCGCAACACCGACACCGAGCACCTCGACGACGCCGACTTTCAGCTCGACGCCCTGAGCTACCGCGAGAGCGATCTGGTCTCCGGGGTGGCGCGCCGCATCAAGAGCCGCATCGACAAGGGCATGGACAGCTTTGAGGCCTTCAACGACTGCCAGGATCACGTCATCGCGGTAGCCAACGCCAACGTCGAGCGCTTCGTGCTTGAGTGTTTCATTGAGGCTGAGAAAAACACCACGGACGCCGCGCTTCGCCGCGCGCTGAGCCAACTTCGTAAGCTCTTCGCCCTGAGCATCATCGAGAAGGACATGGCCTGGTTTTTGGAAAACGGCTACGTCCAGGGCAACAAAGCCGCCGCGATCCGCGACCGCGTCAACACCCTCTGCGCCGAGCTTCGCCCCGACGCCGTGGCCTTTGTCGACGCCTTCCAGATCCCCGACACGCTGCTCTCAGCCCCGATCGCTTTCTCGGAGGGCAAAGCTCCGGCCGATGCGCAGGTCGAGCACGCCCGCGGCATCGCCAGAGATTGA
- a CDS encoding hybrid sensor histidine kinase/response regulator, translating into MNESTSELEGLRKLYEFTRHVLSGQARGGALRRLVEATRELTNADHVYLFTHRNQGLEIRARATSEYGDDLGDSHDEEGFSTSIVNRVFESGQPLLVNDLPNHPVLGRAPSIMELSLRSAICAPYAIEGRIAGVIYASVHRITDAFTAWHLELLKVAASQAGLLLSSALVSEALRESEARHRSVVEMSRSAIVVVGGDEVLFANQAAHRLWGMSPQDFVARRLAELFDGWRSGAYLESVEQRESVESAEAWAVRGDGSTLSVEASAQPIVFDGRDAMQLMISGVAEKKAILAERLRMDRLVVMGTMAATVGHEINNPLSYVHANLDYALEELDVWMSARGYDDTSHGLGEVFDGLRSALEGAERIRGVVESIQSFSALERGMPSATWIDQPLYSSVRMARGEMGPRIEIDLQLASTSPVTMSQAQLGQIFMNLLINAAHALSDASVPQPRVVVRSRQEGDWVWVEFEDNGPGIDEAVLPHVFEPFVTTKEASRGTGLGLAICHQIVADCGGIITAERGADGGCLMRLRLPAASDPTTQIFEVFENEGESERRGKVLVVDPDPTIGASLKRVLRAQHDVDVVTDVEEATRALGRAMPEYDVVLCDVRLRGGAGLETVQWVRRHAPRYWQRLVAMTASACSSSQQLMLDELPNPWLRKPFELANLRGIVAALVTANEESRAREQARRLSGPRVEAERDGES; encoded by the coding sequence ATGAACGAGTCAACCAGCGAGCTGGAGGGGCTGCGTAAGCTCTATGAGTTTACGAGGCATGTGCTGTCGGGCCAGGCCCGGGGCGGTGCGTTGCGACGTCTGGTCGAGGCGACGCGCGAGCTTACCAACGCCGATCACGTCTACCTCTTTACCCACCGCAATCAGGGGCTGGAGATCCGCGCGCGTGCCACCAGTGAGTACGGCGATGATCTCGGGGACAGCCACGATGAGGAGGGGTTCTCCACGAGCATCGTCAATCGGGTCTTTGAGAGCGGTCAGCCGCTGCTGGTCAACGATCTTCCCAACCACCCGGTGCTGGGCCGCGCTCCGTCGATTATGGAGTTGAGCCTGCGCAGCGCGATCTGCGCGCCCTATGCGATTGAGGGGCGTATCGCGGGGGTGATCTACGCCTCGGTGCATCGCATCACCGATGCGTTCACCGCCTGGCATCTTGAACTTCTGAAGGTGGCCGCCAGTCAGGCCGGGCTGTTGTTGAGCAGTGCGCTGGTCAGCGAAGCGTTACGGGAGAGTGAGGCGCGGCACCGCTCGGTGGTGGAGATGTCGCGCTCGGCGATTGTGGTCGTGGGCGGCGATGAGGTGCTCTTTGCCAATCAGGCCGCGCACAGGCTCTGGGGGATGAGTCCGCAGGACTTTGTGGCGAGGCGGCTGGCTGAGCTCTTTGATGGATGGCGCTCAGGGGCGTACCTGGAGTCGGTGGAGCAGCGCGAGAGCGTGGAGAGCGCGGAGGCCTGGGCGGTGCGCGGCGATGGCAGCACGTTGAGCGTGGAGGCCAGCGCGCAGCCCATTGTGTTCGACGGGCGAGATGCGATGCAGCTGATGATCAGCGGGGTGGCCGAGAAGAAGGCGATCCTGGCCGAGAGGTTGCGCATGGATCGCCTCGTGGTCATGGGCACGATGGCCGCCACCGTCGGCCATGAGATCAACAACCCGCTCTCGTACGTGCACGCCAACCTCGACTATGCGCTCGAAGAACTCGATGTGTGGATGAGCGCGCGCGGCTATGATGACACAAGCCACGGGCTGGGAGAGGTCTTCGACGGACTGCGCTCGGCGCTGGAGGGGGCGGAGCGCATCCGCGGGGTGGTCGAGAGCATTCAGAGTTTCTCGGCGCTGGAGCGGGGGATGCCCTCGGCGACCTGGATCGATCAGCCGCTCTACTCCTCGGTGCGCATGGCCCGCGGGGAGATGGGGCCGCGCATTGAGATCGATCTTCAGCTCGCGTCGACCTCACCGGTGACGATGAGCCAGGCGCAGCTCGGTCAGATCTTTATGAACCTGCTGATCAACGCAGCGCACGCGCTCAGTGATGCGTCGGTGCCGCAGCCCCGCGTGGTGGTGCGATCGCGTCAGGAGGGCGACTGGGTCTGGGTGGAGTTTGAGGACAACGGGCCGGGCATCGATGAGGCGGTGCTTCCCCACGTCTTTGAGCCCTTCGTCACGACCAAGGAGGCTTCACGCGGCACCGGGCTGGGGCTGGCGATCTGCCACCAGATCGTGGCCGATTGCGGCGGGATCATCACCGCGGAGCGCGGGGCAGATGGTGGCTGTTTGATGCGACTTCGACTTCCGGCGGCCAGCGACCCGACCACGCAGATCTTCGAGGTGTTTGAGAATGAGGGGGAGAGTGAGCGGCGGGGAAAGGTGCTGGTGGTTGACCCGGACCCGACCATCGGGGCCAGCCTCAAGCGGGTGCTTCGCGCCCAGCACGACGTCGATGTGGTCACCGACGTGGAGGAGGCCACCCGTGCACTGGGGCGCGCGATGCCGGAGTACGATGTGGTGCTCTGCGATGTGCGCCTTCGCGGCGGCGCGGGCCTGGAGACGGTGCAGTGGGTGCGTCGGCACGCGCCCCGTTACTGGCAGCGGTTGGTGGCGATGACGGCCAGCGCCTGCTCGAGCTCGCAGCAGCTGATGCTCGATGAGTTGCCCAATCCCTGGTTGCGTAAGCCCTTCGAGCTTGCCAATTTGCGCGGCATCGTCGCCGCGCTGGTGACGGCCAATGAGGAATCGCGCGCGCGCGAGCAGGCCCGGCGACTCTCCGGGCCGCGCGTTGAGGCGGAGCGCGATGGCGAGAGCTGA
- a CDS encoding ClpXP protease specificity-enhancing factor SspB, whose amino-acid sequence MSERDDELMGKVRRLFPVQDSSEEGGDDSEGADAAEEARDEDAPTSSDDVDDVDDVDDVDADGGAGVEEDAEDDAEDVDNVVRLPFGRQDTRRSPAPNQPKAPDDPRAAAKLALFSRLIEEGMVMVTLDPRVDGVVVPSRFLGQPELRLNFSHNFHLADFDYDGQGVRGSLSFQGKRFFCDIPWAAIDMLYAHETGEAYVFEPVIGGPKG is encoded by the coding sequence ATGAGCGAGCGCGACGATGAGTTGATGGGGAAGGTTCGCAGGCTCTTTCCGGTGCAAGACTCCAGTGAGGAGGGAGGCGACGACTCCGAGGGCGCTGACGCGGCTGAAGAGGCACGCGATGAGGACGCGCCGACGTCTTCCGATGATGTCGATGATGTCGATGATGTCGATGATGTCGATGCCGATGGCGGGGCCGGGGTGGAGGAGGATGCCGAGGACGACGCAGAAGATGTCGATAATGTGGTGCGTCTTCCCTTCGGGCGTCAGGACACCCGGCGCTCACCCGCGCCGAACCAGCCCAAAGCCCCCGACGATCCCCGCGCGGCGGCCAAACTCGCGCTCTTCTCTCGCCTCATCGAAGAGGGGATGGTGATGGTCACGCTCGACCCGCGTGTCGATGGGGTCGTTGTGCCCTCGCGTTTTCTGGGTCAGCCGGAGCTTCGGTTGAACTTCTCCCATAACTTCCACCTGGCCGACTTCGACTACGACGGCCAGGGGGTGCGCGGCTCACTCTCGTTTCAGGGCAAACGCTTCTTCTGCGACATTCCCTGGGCGGCGATCGATATGCTCTACGCCCATGAGACTGGCGAGGCCTATGTGTTTGAGCCGGTGATCGGCGGGCCGAAAGGCTAA
- a CDS encoding type 1 glutamine amidotransferase — translation MMRSQAAPSLADLIPPSPKPRVMPRSSPRILLIQARTADDPMARHELEAFATQCDLSVEAFATFNIATTPADTFPREGYDAVMVGGAGAFSLVEGGFDWHQDFLDLTRQVIEARVPMFASCFGFQAIVQALGGTLERDPARAELGTFPITLTEEGHNDPLFGELPEVFDAQLGHNDSAIALPDELVHLAASERCVYQAVRVRGRPVIATQFHPELGREGNLDRFRNYLNNYKPEGQTFEEAMAYAERIHRPSPHACGLLKAFVADVSLHIEGRRALKTSDR, via the coding sequence ATGATGAGGTCGCAAGCGGCTCCCTCCCTGGCCGACCTCATCCCCCCTTCGCCCAAGCCTCGCGTTATGCCCCGCAGCTCCCCCCGTATCCTCCTGATCCAGGCCCGCACCGCCGACGACCCCATGGCTCGCCATGAGCTGGAGGCCTTTGCGACCCAGTGCGACTTAAGCGTCGAGGCCTTTGCCACCTTCAACATCGCCACCACCCCGGCCGACACCTTCCCCCGGGAGGGGTATGACGCGGTGATGGTCGGCGGCGCCGGCGCCTTCTCGCTTGTTGAAGGAGGCTTTGACTGGCACCAGGACTTCCTCGATCTGACCCGCCAGGTGATCGAGGCCCGCGTGCCGATGTTCGCGTCCTGCTTCGGCTTTCAGGCCATCGTGCAGGCGCTGGGCGGCACGCTGGAGCGCGATCCGGCGCGCGCCGAGCTGGGCACCTTCCCCATCACACTGACCGAGGAGGGGCATAACGACCCGCTCTTTGGCGAGCTCCCGGAAGTCTTTGATGCGCAGCTCGGGCATAATGACAGCGCGATTGCGCTTCCCGATGAGCTGGTGCACCTGGCCGCCAGCGAGCGCTGCGTGTATCAGGCGGTCAGGGTGCGGGGGCGGCCGGTGATCGCCACCCAGTTTCACCCGGAGCTGGGGCGCGAAGGAAACCTGGACCGCTTTCGCAACTACCTCAACAACTACAAACCCGAGGGCCAGACCTTCGAAGAAGCCATGGCCTACGCCGAGCGCATCCACCGCCCCAGCCCGCATGCCTGCGGCCTGCTCAAGGCCTTCGTCGCCGACGTCTCCCTGCACATCGAGGGGCGCCGCGCGCTCAAAACCAGCGATCGCTGA